The proteins below come from a single Seriola aureovittata isolate HTS-2021-v1 ecotype China chromosome 23, ASM2101889v1, whole genome shotgun sequence genomic window:
- the supt16h gene encoding FACT complex subunit SPT16, translated as MAVNLDKEAYYRRIKRLYSNWKKGEDEFGKVDAIVVSVGVDEEIVYAKSTAIQTWLFGYELTDTIMVFCDTKIIFLASKKKVDFLKQVAVTKGNENANGAPPITLLTREKNESNKANFDKMIEAIRGSKEGKTVGVFSKDKFPGEYMKSWNDTITAEGLEKVDISAVVAYTMAVKEDGELGLMKKAAAITSEVYSKFFKERVMEIVDADEKVRHSKLAESVEKAIEEKKYLGGADPSTVEMCYPPIIQSGGNYSLKFSVVSDKNHMHFGAITCAMGIRYKSYCSNLVRTLMVDPPQEMQDNYNFLLQVEEELLKELKHGVKICDAYNAVLDYVKKEKSDLVSKLTKNLGFAMGIEFREGSLVLNTKNQYKLKKGMVLSISLGFADLVNKDGKKEEQKKYALFIGDTIQINEEESATILTPVKKKIKNVGIFLKNDDEEDEEEDGDDAEELLGKGARSAALLADRTRNEMTAEEKRRAHQKELANHLNEEAKRRLTEQKGEQQIQKARKSNVSYKNVSQMPREKDIREMKIFIDKKYETVVMPVFGIATPFHIATIKNISMSVEGDYTYLRINFYVPGSSLGRQEGNIFPNPDATFVKEITYRASNLKAPGDTSVPSTNLQNAFRIIKEVQKRYKTREAEEKEKEGIVKQDSLVINLNRSNPKLKDLYIRPNIAQKRMQGSLEAHTNGFRFTSVRGDKVDILYNNIKHAIFQPCDGEMIIVLHFHLKNAIMFGKRRHTDVQFYTEVGEITTDLGKHQHMHDRDDLYAEQMEREMRHKLKSAFKNFIEKVETLTKEELEFEVPFRDLGFQGAPYRSTCLLQPTSSSLVNVTEWPPFVVTLDEVELVHFERVQFHLKNFDVVIVYKDYNKKVTMINAVPVNSLDPIKEWLNSCDIKYTEGVQSLNWTKIMKTIVDDPEGFFEQGGWSFLDPESEGSGGEEDSESEMEDETFNPSADEEEEEEEDSDEDYSSETEDSDYSASLGSEEESGKDWDELEEEARKADRESHYEDEDTSNRKRKVTRTPAPPTKKRRRH; from the exons aaaggAGAGGATGAGTTTGGAAAAGTCGACGCCATCGTGGTGTCTGTCGGGGTGGACGAGGAGATTGTGTACGCCAAATCCACAGCCATACAG acTTGGCTGTTTGGCTACGAGTTGACGGATACCATCATGGTGTTCTGCGACACAAAAATCATCTTCCTCGCCAGCAAGAAGAAGGTGGATTTCCTCAAACAGGTGGCTGTAACGAAAGGCAACGAGAACGCTAATGGTGCCCCACCCATCACCCTGCTCACCAGGGAAAAG AATGAAAGCAACAAGGCCAACTTTGACAAGATGATTGAGGCGATCCGAGGCAGCAAAGAAGGAAAGACAGTTGGAGTGTTCAGCAAGGACAAGTTTCCTGGAGAGTACATGAAGAGCTGGAACGACACGATCACTGCCGAAGGACTGGAGAAG GTGGACATCAGCGCTGTGGTCGCGTACACAATGGCGGTGAAGGAAGATGGGGAGCTCGGCCTGATGAAGAAGGCAGCGGCCATCACCAGCGAGGTTTACTCCAAGTTCTTCAAGGAGCGTGTCATGGAGATCGTTGATGCAGATGAG AAAGTGCGCCACAGTAAACTGGCCGAGTCGGTAGAGAAGGCCATCGAGGAGAAGAAATACCTGGGTGGTGCTGATCCTTCCACGGTGGAGATGTGTTATCCTCCCATCATCCAGAGCGGAGGAAACTACAGCCTCAAGTTCAGCGTTGTCAG CGATAAGAACCACATGCACTTCGGTGCCATCACGTGTGCCATGGGGATCCGCTACAAGTCGTACTGCTCCAACCTGGTGCGAACCCTCATGGTGGACCCCCCTCAGGAGATGCAGGACAACTACAACTtcctgctgcaggtggaggaggagctgctcaAAGAGCTCAAACACG GTGTAAAAATCTGCGACGCCTACAACGCCGTTCTGGACTACGTGAAGAAGGAGAAGTCGGACCTCGTATCAAAGCTGACCAAAAACCTCGG CTTTGCAATGGGAATTGAGTTCAGGGAAGGCTCCTTGGTTTTGAACACGAAAAACCAGTACAAACTGAAAAAAG gcaTGGTCTTGAGTATCAGTTTGGGTTTTGCTGACCTCGTGAATAAAGATGGCaagaaagaagagcagaaaaaGTACGCCTTGTTTATTGGTGACACAATACAGATCAATGAG GAAGAGTCCGCCACGATACTCACACCAGTCAAGAAGAAGATCAAAAATGTGGGAATATTCTTGAAG aATGACgatgaggaggacgaggaggaagatggCGACGATGCCGAGGAGCTGCTGGGGAAGGGAGCTCGGAGCGCAGCGCTGCTCGCAGACAGAAccaga AATGAAATGACGGCGGAGGAGAAGAGGCGGGCTCACCAGAAGGAGTTGGCCAATCATTTGAACGAAGAAGCCAAGCGTCGTCTGACAGAGCAGAAAGGAGAGCAGCAGATTCAGAA GGCCAGAAAATCGAACGTGTCCTATAAGAATGTCTCTCAGATGCCCAGAGAAAAAGACATCAGAGAGATGAAGATCTTCATCGACAAGAAGTACGAGACCGTCGTCATGCCCGTTTTTGGTATCGCTACGCCGTTCCACATCGCCACCATCAAG AACATCAGTATGTCTGTCGAAGGAGACTACACCTATCTGAGGATCAACTTCTACGTCCCTGGCAGCTCTCTGGGGCGCCAGGAGGGAAACATCTTCCCCAACCCTGATGCCACATTTGTCAAAGAAAT CACGTACCGAGCGTCCAACCTGAAGGCTCCCGGCGACACGTCGGTGCCCTCCACCAACCTGCAGAACGCTTTCCGCATCATCAAGGAAGTACAGAAACGCTACAAGACGCGAGAGGccgaagagaaggagaaggagggcaTCGTCAAGCAAGATTCGCTGGTCATCAACCTCAACCGCAGCAACCCCAAACTCAAAGACCTCTACATCAGACCCAACATCGCACAGAAGAGGATGCAGGGCTCGCTGGAGGCGCATACTAATG GTTTCCGTTTCACGTCAGTCCGCGGTGACAAAGTGGACATCCTTTACAACAACATCAAACACGCCATCTTCCAGCCGTGTGACGGGGAGATGATCATTGTACTGCACTTCCACCTCAAG AACGCCATCATGTTCGGTAAGAGACGCCACACAGACGTCCAGTTCTACACGGAGGTCGGGGAGATCACCACAGACTTGGGCAAACACCAACACATGCACGACCGAGACGACCTGTACGCCGAGCAGATGGAGCGGGAGATGAGGCACAAGCTCAAGTCGGCCTTCAAGAACTTCATCGAGAAGGTGGAGACGCTGACTAAAGAGGAGCTGGAGTTCGAGGTGCCCTTCAGAGACCTGGG GTTCCAGGGTGCCCCCTACAGGAGTACCTGCCTGCTACAGCCCACGTCCAGTTCCCTTGTCAATGTTACTGAATGG CCGCCGTTTGTGGTGACTCTGGACGAGGTGGAGTTGGTCCACTTTGAGCGTGTGCAGTTCCACCTGAAGAACTTCGACGTAGTCATCGTCTACAAGGACTACAACAAGAAGGTCACCATGATCAACGCCGTGCCCGTCAACTCCCTCGACCCCATCAAAGAGTGGCTCAA cTCGTGTGACATCAAGTACACAGAAGGAGTCCAGTCTCTGAACTGGACCAAGATCATGAAGACCATCGTCGATGACCCCGAGGGCTTCTTCGAGCAGGGAGGCTGGTCTTTCTTAGACCCGGAGAGCGAG GGAAGTGGCGGAGAGGAAGATTCAGAGTCTGAAATGGAGGATGAAACGTTCAACCCGTCtgcagatgaagaagaggaggaggaggaagacagcgATGAGGATtacagctcagagacagaggactCTG ACTACAGTGCGTCACTgggcagtgaggaggagagcggCAAAGACTGGGACGAGCTGGAGGAAGAAGCCAGGAAAG CTGACAGAGAGAGTCACTATGAGGATGAGGACACCTccaacaggaagagaaaggtcACCAGGACACCAGCTCCACCCACCAAGAAGAGGCGACGGCACTaa